In Rhineura floridana isolate rRhiFlo1 chromosome 6, rRhiFlo1.hap2, whole genome shotgun sequence, one genomic interval encodes:
- the LOC133386889 gene encoding uncharacterized protein LOC133386889 has product MGKCSKLWSKQNQSAQIAEYIHAQCGVYLKVPNKTRWNSTFDALKQLHELLSTVPLKMHAIMDRCSLSRITAAEIEVVQEYTEIMEPLAQSLDILQWENGMFMGYLLPTLCNLDRKLEGLENKPERYTYCFQLLRGVREALRKRFAAIWEDKRLLLAACLHPRFKLDWLESCQATTHTNKYTMEALLKAEIKMGVLNEDSDQSSDKDQEGDDLEDDFFNFLPQGKKSAVDTAEEELVRYLRSPSRKVSSLYGFPRAEPQSPALKPLLLRCHASQPIASASQLICAGAIASISTPAL; this is encoded by the exons atgggaaagtgcagcaagttgtggtccaagcagaaccagtcagcacagattgctgagtatatccatgcgcaatgtggtgtgtatctgaaggtaccgaataagaccaggtggaattccacctttgatgcgttgaagcaactacatgagctcctgtcaactgtgccactaaaaatgcacgccataatggaccgctgctccttgtccaggatcacagctgccgagattgaagtggtacaggaatacacagagattatggagccactagcccagtccctagatatcctgcaatgggagaacggcatgttcatggggtatttgctaccaacactctgcaatctggaccgcaagttagaaggactggaaaacaaacctgagaggtacacatactgttttcagctgctgagaggtgtgcgcgaagccctaagaaagcggtttgcagctatctgggaggacaagaggcttcttctggcagcctgcctacaccctcgcttcaaactagattggctggaatcgtgtcaggccaccacccataccaacaa atacacaatggaagccttgttgaaagctgaaataaagatgggtgtacttaatgaggacagtgatcagtcttcagataaagaccaggaaggagatgacttagaagatgacttctttaactttctgccccagggcaagaagtcagcagtggacactgctgaggaggaactggtgaggtacctgaggtctcccagcaggaaaGTGTCATCGCtctatggctttccacgt gCCGAGCCTCAAAGCCcagcgctaaagcctctgctgctccgCTGCCACGCCTCCCAGCCCATCGCaagcgcctcccagctgatttgcgctggcgcgatcgcgtctatttccactcCTGCGCTCTAA